A single region of the Lycium barbarum isolate Lr01 chromosome 2, ASM1917538v2, whole genome shotgun sequence genome encodes:
- the LOC132625938 gene encoding LOW QUALITY PROTEIN: pentatricopeptide repeat-containing protein At4g39530-like (The sequence of the model RefSeq protein was modified relative to this genomic sequence to represent the inferred CDS: deleted 1 base in 1 codon) produces the protein MPKRDMISWSSIITMYTQHGFYEEALLVFGELRSSYKLCCSDSPKILAQHPCRILQECANFGETDTHPSTFLKSPSNIDYKEEEGTNFGGFDTHPSAFLKIPSNIGYKEDEGTNFGGSDTHPSTFLKSPSNIGHKEGEEATNFGGSDTHPSTFLKSLSNIGYKEEEGPNEFVLASVVSCCGRLGSIVKGAQLHCFVVKAGFDQFVYVGTSLIEFYSKGGDVGAARLIFDDLLVKSTATWTAIIAACVNAGKSEISLKLLRNMLETDVVPDNYVVSSILGACSSIEYLEGGKEIHGYVIRRGAEMDVTVSNVLIDFYMKCGGKVKTARTVFDQIVVKNTISWTTMISGYVQNSFDWEAISMFRDMNSLGWKLDGFACSSVLISCGTLEALDLGRQVYAYTMKANVDSDGFVKNSLIDMYAKCDSFGDARNVFDLMVNRDVISYNAIIEGCLTQDRLYEAFDLFAEMRDNLIRPSLLTFVSLLGASASLFSLELSKQLHGLTIKFGFSAYMFVCSILIDVYSKCSSIKDARQVFIEINDKDIVVWNSMLFGYIQECENEEALKLFLELQHCLQRPNYLTFVAVIAASSNLVSLLHGLQFHNQIVKLGLDFDPRVTNALVDMYSKCGSLKEARRTFSSALQRDIACWNSMISTYAQHGEAKKALNLFEKMINDGLKPNNVTFVGVLSACSHVGLVKEGFHHFYSMSSYGIEPETEHYVCMVSLLGRAGKLIEAMQFIEKMPIPPAAIVWRTLLSACRETGHIDLGRYAASMAISVDPKDSGSYVLLSNIYASKGMWINVKNLRDKMDSNGVVKETGCSWIEINNEVHLFIARDRNHHQADLIYSFMELLIRHMKGIGYVPDHTTFANE, from the exons ATGCCTAAAAGGGATATGATTTCTTGGTCTTCAATTATTACTATGTATACCCAACATGGGTTTTATGAAGAAGCCTTGTTGGTTTTTGGTGAGTTGAGAAGTAGTTataagctatgttgctcggactctccaaaaatactGGCGcagcacccgtgtcggatcctccaagaATGCGCTAATTTTGGAGAAACCGACACCCACCCGTCGACATTTttaaagagtccgagcaacatagattaTAAGGAGGAGGAGGGCACTAATTTTGGAGGATTCGACACGCACCCATCAGCATTTTTGAAGattccgagcaacataggttatAAGGAGGATGAGGGCACTaattttggaggatctgacacgcACCCGTCGACGTTTttaaagagtccgagcaacataggtcaTAAGGAGGGGGAGGAGGCCACtaattttggaggatccgacacgcatcCGTCGACATTTTTaaagagtctgagcaacataggtTATAAGGAGGAGGAGGGCCCGAATGAGTTTGTTTTGGCTAGTGTTGTTAGTTGTTGTGGAAGGTTAGGTAGTATTGTGAAAGGTGCTCAGTTGCATTGTTTTGTGGTTAAAGCTGGTTTTGATCAATTCGTGTATGTGGGAACGTCGTTAATCGAGTTTTACTCGAAGGGCGGAGATGTAGGTGCAGCAAGATTGATTTTTGATGATTTGTTGGTGAAGAGTACGGCTACTTGGACCGCGATTATTGCAGCGTGTGTGAATGCGGGGAAGAGTGAAATTTCGTTGAAGTTATTGAGAAATATGTTGGAGACTGATGTTGTTCCTGATAACTATGTGGTTTCGAGTATTTTGGGTGCATGTTCGTCGATCGAGTATCTTGAAGGAGGAAAGGAAATTCACGGTTATGTGATTAGACGGGGCGCGGAAATGGATGTTACTGTGAGTAATGTTCTTATTGATTTCTATATGAAGTGTGGTGGTAAGGTTAAGACTGCAAGGACGGTCTTTGATCAAATTGTA GTTAAAAACACTATTTCTTGGACAACGATGATCTCTGGGTACGTGCAGAATTCTTTTGATTGGGAAGCCATAAGCATGTTTAGAGACATGAACAGTTTGGGCTGGAAGCTAGATGGATTTGCTTGCAGTAGTGTACTTATTTCTTGTGGCACGCTTGAAGCTTTAGATCTGGGAAGACAAGTGTATGCTTATACCATGAAAGCTAATGTTGATTCTGATGGCTTTGTGAAGAATAGCTTGATCGATATGTACGCGAAATGTGATTCATTTGGTGATGCAAGGAACGTTTTTGACCTTATGGTTAATCGTGATGTAATCTCTTACAATGCTATTATTGAGGGTTGTTTAACGCAGGATAGGCTTTATGAAGCTTTTGATCTATTTGCTGAAATGAGAGATAATCTGATTCGTCCAAGCCTTTTGACTTTTGTTAGCCTGCTTGGTGCGTCGGCTTCACTGTTTTCCTTGGAGTTAAGTAAGCAACTTCACGGACTTACGATAAAATTTGGTTTTTCTGCTTACATGTTTGTTTGTAGCATCCTAATAGATGTTTACTCGAAATGTTCATCTATTAAAGATGCAAGGCAAGTATTCATTGAAATAAATGATAAGGATATTGTTGTATGGAATTCTATGTTGTTTGGATATATACAGGAGTGTGAAAATGAAGAGGCTCTAAAGCTCTTCCTAGAATTGCAACATTGTTTGCAAAGGCCAAATTATTTGACTTTTGTTGCTGTAATTGCTGCATCTAGTAACCTAGTAAGTCTCCTGCATGGTCTCCAGTTTCATAATCAGATTGTAAAACTCGGCCTAGATTTCGATCCGCGTGTTACAAATGCACTTGTTGATATGTACTCCAAGTGTGGAAGCTTGAAAGAAGCACGGAGGACGTTTAGTTCCGCTCTACAGAGAGATATCGCATGTTGGAATTCGATGATATCCACTTATGCACAGCATGGAGAAGCAAAGAAAGCTCTTAATTTATTTGAGAAAATGATAAATGATGGACTTAAACCCAATAATGTCACTTTTGTTGGAGTGCTTTCAGCATGTAGCCATGTTGGGCTTGTCAAAGAAGGATTTCATCACTTCTATTCCATGTCCAGTTATGGTATTGAACCAGAAACAGAGCATTATGTTTGCATGGTTTCTCTTTTAGGCCGAGCTGGGAAACTGATCGAAGCAATGCAATTCATTGAAAAAATGCCAATTCCACCAGCCGCCATTGTGTGGAGGACTTTGCTTAGCGCGTGTAGAGAAACTGGTCATATAGACCTAGGTAGATATGCAGCATCGATGGCAATATCTGTTGATCCAAAAGATAGTGGATCATATGTCCTACTTTCAAATATTTATGCATCTAAAGGCATGTGGATCAATGTCAAAAATTTAAGAGATAAAATGGATAGCAATGGTGTGGTGAAAGAAACAGGGTGTAGTTGGATAGAAATAAATAATGAGGTGCATTTGTTTATTGCAAGAGACCGAAATCATCACCAAGCTGATTTGATATATTCGTTTATGGAACTTCTGATTCGGCATATGAAAGGGATCGGATATGTTCCCGACCATACTACTTTCGCAAATGAGTAA